A genomic window from Candidatus Thiocaldithrix dubininis includes:
- a CDS encoding DUF29 domain-containing protein, whose protein sequence is MNKATYDQDLYTWSLQQAQLLRERKFEQVDWEHIIEEIEDMSKSEKRALQSFLETLLMHLLKWQYQPAYQGRSWKFTIIEQRKRIHSHLNENPGLKSKLVEVIESAYGYAVSGAVRETGFAPETFPKSCPWTFETFMDETFWPESGTTP, encoded by the coding sequence ATGAACAAAGCCACCTATGACCAAGACCTCTACACATGGTCATTACAACAAGCGCAACTCCTGCGCGAGCGCAAATTTGAGCAAGTCGACTGGGAACACATCATCGAGGAAATCGAAGACATGAGTAAGTCCGAAAAGCGTGCCTTGCAATCCTTTTTGGAAACCCTGCTCATGCACCTGCTCAAATGGCAGTACCAACCCGCCTACCAAGGGCGTAGCTGGAAATTCACCATTATCGAACAACGCAAGCGTATTCACAGCCACCTCAATGAAAACCCCGGTTTAAAAAGCAAACTGGTTGAGGTGATTGAGTCAGCTTACGGCTATGCCGTTTCGGGTGCAGTGCGCGAAACTGGCTTTGCTCCTGAAACTTTCCCCAAAAGCTGCCCGTGGACATTTGAAACTTTCATGGATGAGACCTTCTGGCCAGAATCAGGCACTACCCCGTAG
- a CDS encoding acetyltransferase has translation MFFIYIYGAGGHGKVAFHTLTQSGKQVESFIDDKPRGELCGITILSPPQIQDAHPYTIHFAIGNNAIRSRLQNAWSNVGILPETAIHPRATIYPSAQIGLGSLITAASIIGPDTRLGDGCIINHNAVVDHDCVIGDFSHIAPAATLGGGVTIGRECLIGAGATILPYLTIGNNVTVGAGAVVTKNLPDNITVMGCPAQIK, from the coding sequence ATGTTCTTTATCTACATCTACGGTGCAGGCGGTCACGGCAAAGTCGCCTTTCATACCCTGACCCAAAGCGGCAAGCAAGTTGAGAGCTTCATTGACGACAAACCGCGAGGTGAACTGTGTGGTATCACCATACTCTCTCCGCCACAAATTCAGGATGCACATCCCTACACAATTCACTTCGCAATTGGCAATAATGCTATCCGTAGCCGCCTACAAAACGCATGGAGTAACGTTGGTATTCTGCCAGAAACTGCTATCCACCCACGTGCAACCATTTATCCCAGTGCGCAAATCGGTTTAGGTAGCCTCATCACTGCTGCTTCGATTATCGGCCCAGATACCCGCCTTGGTGATGGCTGCATCATCAACCATAACGCCGTCGTTGATCATGATTGCGTCATCGGCGACTTCTCCCACATTGCGCCTGCTGCAACCCTTGGCGGTGGTGTAACTATCGGTAGAGAGTGCCTAATCGGTGCTGGTGCAACAATCCTGCCTTATCTCACTATTGGCAACAATGTTACCGTCGGCGCTGGTGCTGTCGTTACAAAAAACTTACCAGATAACATCACTGTGATGGGTTGCCCAGCGCAAATTAAATAA
- a CDS encoding Uma2 family endonuclease, which translates to MVMQALIQTYVPFDDYLKGERDVNTRSEYVDGEIYAMAGASETHNTIAHTLGSAIDNVLKETCRVWQSDMKVVGKTRDNKPFAYYPDIMAACGENTDDLYYRTNPILIVEVLSGSTKRIDLKEKFDNYSQIPSLLEYVVVSQETPYLRVYRRRTNWQLEPYYAEDILILESVGLEIVVHHIYRRVRREVGLEVPFPMQKTTPSSNA; encoded by the coding sequence ATGGTAATGCAAGCTTTAATACAAACCTACGTCCCCTTCGACGATTATCTGAAAGGCGAGCGCGATGTAAACACCCGTAGCGAATACGTGGATGGTGAAATCTACGCAATGGCAGGCGCTAGTGAAACCCATAATACCATCGCACATACACTCGGCTCTGCCATCGACAATGTCCTGAAAGAAACCTGCCGTGTCTGGCAATCGGATATGAAAGTGGTTGGCAAAACTCGTGACAACAAGCCATTTGCGTATTACCCCGACATTATGGCAGCCTGTGGTGAAAATACCGACGACCTCTATTACCGTACCAACCCCATCCTCATTGTCGAGGTGCTGTCAGGTTCAACCAAGCGAATTGACCTAAAAGAAAAATTCGATAACTACAGCCAAATTCCCTCATTGTTAGAATATGTTGTAGTTTCGCAGGAAACACCTTACTTGCGGGTTTATCGTCGCCGTACTAACTGGCAATTAGAGCCTTATTATGCTGAGGATATACTGATATTAGAGTCAGTTGGTTTAGAAATTGTCGTACATCATATTTATCGTCGTGTAAGGCGTGAGGTTGGATTAGAGGTTCCCTTTCCTATGCAGAAAACAACACCTTCTTCTAATGCTTAG
- a CDS encoding glycosyltransferase, which translates to MKKTALFIHDHIFYKIDDAYYSNGGLPKEIWLRYLKYFDNIIVIGRQGNIPNKSMVLSSQENVEFKLIKNSLINNERKKTIVNEINNVSHIIVRLPSRLGLIALRHARGKKILIEVVGCAFEALWYHGSILGKLYAPIMYLQTKRAVKNSQSTIYVTQKFLQDRYPSSCNVTIAACSNVEISKTSEDILKNRELKILNSSQEEINIGIVASLNSKYKGLNTLFKSIKEIIKQEKNVRLHIVGGGNTEKWEALAKNLNIRKNVSFEGILNNKEAMFRWMDKLDIYIQPSLTEGLPRALIEAMSRGLPAIASNVGGIPELLKDDYLIEPKNSNDLSFKISRFLSNRDLLLSAAKENFKTAEKYEKSKIDQRRDVVIANFSKDF; encoded by the coding sequence ATGAAAAAAACAGCACTATTTATCCATGATCATATTTTCTATAAAATAGACGATGCTTACTATTCAAATGGTGGTTTGCCTAAGGAGATATGGCTTCGCTACCTAAAGTATTTCGATAATATTATCGTAATAGGTCGACAAGGAAACATACCAAATAAAAGCATGGTATTATCAAGTCAAGAAAATGTAGAATTCAAATTAATTAAAAACTCACTCATAAATAATGAAAGAAAAAAAACCATAGTAAACGAGATTAATAACGTTAGCCATATTATAGTGCGCCTACCAAGCAGATTAGGATTAATTGCATTACGGCACGCCAGAGGAAAAAAAATATTAATTGAAGTAGTTGGGTGTGCTTTTGAAGCATTGTGGTATCACGGAAGTATTTTAGGTAAATTATATGCTCCTATAATGTATTTGCAAACAAAGCGTGCAGTTAAGAACTCTCAATCAACTATATATGTAACACAAAAATTTTTACAAGATCGCTATCCAAGTTCTTGTAATGTGACCATAGCAGCTTGTTCTAATGTTGAAATTTCAAAAACAAGTGAAGATATATTAAAAAATCGTGAACTAAAAATATTGAATTCCTCGCAAGAAGAGATCAATATCGGAATAGTTGCCAGCCTAAACTCTAAATACAAAGGATTAAATACACTTTTCAAGTCAATTAAAGAAATAATTAAGCAAGAAAAAAATGTTAGACTTCATATCGTTGGCGGAGGAAATACAGAAAAATGGGAGGCTCTAGCAAAAAATCTTAATATAAGAAAAAACGTCTCGTTTGAAGGAATATTGAATAACAAGGAAGCCATGTTTAGATGGATGGATAAACTAGATATATACATTCAGCCTAGTTTAACAGAAGGGTTGCCACGAGCTTTAATTGAAGCCATGAGCAGAGGTTTACCGGCAATTGCATCAAATGTTGGTGGCATCCCAGAACTATTAAAAGACGACTATTTGATAGAGCCTAAAAACAGTAACGATCTTAGTTTTAAGATAAGTCGATTTTTATCAAATCGAGATTTACTATTGTCCGCTGCGAAAGAGAATTTTAAAACCGCAGAAAAATACGAGAAATCAAAGATCGATCAAAGAAGAGATGTAGTTATAGCTAACTTCTCAAAAGACTTTTAA
- a CDS encoding methyltransferase domain-containing protein, translating to MNQSKFDIQNSQYNFPYHYIPEFDNEGRIKLTRSLKWGLEYLCYQKHLHENVIDMEPVSVLEIGCGDGFFIGNLPDSITKKVGIDLSSEAINFAKAFHPNCVFYTKNISEINDEFEVIIAIEVIEHIPENILNSFFQDTFERMSNNSTLIISVPTTVLPLNSKHYRHYTKEILVEQLKKSGVSFKIKKIEYIYKDSFFIKIYRRLIDNKLFSLEIKPITNFFWRSVWKKHRIASKNNGHHLIAYIEKTAVFK from the coding sequence ATGAATCAAAGTAAATTTGACATCCAAAATTCTCAGTACAATTTTCCTTATCACTACATACCAGAATTTGACAATGAAGGTAGAATTAAATTAACAAGGAGTCTAAAATGGGGGTTGGAGTATCTTTGTTATCAAAAACATCTACATGAGAATGTTATTGATATGGAGCCAGTGTCTGTATTAGAGATAGGTTGTGGTGATGGCTTTTTCATTGGAAATCTACCAGACTCTATCACTAAAAAAGTAGGCATCGATCTTTCATCTGAAGCTATTAATTTTGCTAAAGCATTTCATCCAAACTGTGTTTTCTACACAAAAAACATAAGTGAAATTAATGATGAATTTGAAGTAATTATTGCAATAGAAGTAATAGAGCATATACCTGAAAATATTTTGAATTCTTTTTTTCAAGATACTTTTGAGAGAATGTCTAATAATAGCACTTTAATAATTTCTGTTCCAACCACAGTTCTACCACTAAATAGTAAACACTACCGGCATTACACGAAAGAGATTTTAGTAGAACAATTAAAGAAAAGTGGTGTTTCATTCAAAATAAAAAAAATAGAATACATATACAAAGACTCTTTTTTTATAAAAATATACAGGAGACTTATTGATAATAAATTATTTTCATTAGAAATAAAACCAATAACTAATTTTTTTTGGAGATCTGTTTGGAAAAAGCATCGTATAGCATCAAAAAATAATGGGCATCATTTGATAGCATATATTGAAAAAACAGCCGTGTTTAAATAA
- a CDS encoding acyltransferase → MKNQTYVKKWQKALDFSGKVLAYLPYFIRNFLYSMALPYESKLALAIKYLVNKLKLQYLGNNVYFGSNITIKNHHLLTIGNNVSIHSNAYIDAAGSINIGDNVSIAHQTSILSAEHTWQDKKIPIKYNPVNLKPTIIEDDVWIGCGVRILAGVTIKTRSIVAAGAVVTKDVESDIIVGGIPAKPIKKII, encoded by the coding sequence ATGAAAAATCAGACATATGTTAAAAAATGGCAGAAAGCTTTAGATTTTTCAGGGAAAGTACTTGCTTATCTTCCTTATTTTATTAGAAATTTCTTATATTCAATGGCACTTCCATACGAAAGTAAACTTGCTTTAGCAATAAAATATTTAGTAAATAAATTAAAATTACAGTACCTAGGCAATAATGTATATTTTGGAAGTAATATTACAATCAAAAATCACCACTTACTTACAATAGGAAACAATGTAAGTATTCATAGCAATGCTTATATAGATGCTGCTGGTTCAATAAATATTGGAGATAATGTTTCAATTGCTCATCAAACATCCATTTTATCAGCAGAACATACATGGCAAGATAAAAAAATACCCATTAAATATAACCCTGTTAACTTAAAACCCACTATTATAGAAGATGATGTTTGGATTGGATGTGGAGTTAGAATATTAGCAGGGGTAACAATAAAAACTCGTAGTATTGTAGCTGCTGGGGCTGTGGTGACTAAAGATGTTGAAAGCGACATAATCGTAGGTGGTATTCCTGCAAAACCAATTAAGAAAATTATTTAA
- a CDS encoding sugar transferase has protein sequence MKRTLDLSAALFGLILLAPIILILSILIRQKLGSPILFTQTRPGLHGKPFRMIKFRTMTDARDANGELLPDSVRLTSFGRFLRSTSLDELPELLNVLKGDMSLVGPRPLLMEYLPLYTPEQARRHEVRPGITGWAQINGRNAISWNEKFKLDVWYVDNQSLWLDLKILALTIKKVFVREGISAEGDATMPKFTGRP, from the coding sequence ATGAAACGGACTCTGGATTTGTCAGCCGCTCTCTTCGGTTTAATATTGCTTGCACCTATCATTCTGATACTGTCAATCCTTATCCGCCAAAAACTCGGCTCCCCCATCCTATTCACCCAAACCCGCCCCGGCTTACACGGCAAACCCTTCAGAATGATCAAATTCCGCACTATGACTGATGCCCGCGATGCCAACGGTGAATTACTACCAGATTCAGTGCGTCTCACCTCATTTGGTCGTTTTCTACGCTCCACCAGCCTCGACGAACTTCCCGAACTCTTGAATGTACTAAAAGGTGACATGAGCCTAGTGGGTCCACGCCCCTTGCTGATGGAATACCTCCCGCTCTACACTCCTGAACAAGCCCGTCGCCATGAAGTTCGCCCCGGTATCACAGGATGGGCACAAATTAATGGTCGGAATGCTATTAGCTGGAATGAGAAATTTAAGCTAGATGTTTGGTATGTCGACAATCAATCGCTCTGGCTCGACCTGAAAATCTTAGCACTGACCATCAAAAAAGTCTTTGTACGTGAAGGCATCAGTGCTGAAGGCGACGCCACCATGCCCAAATTCACAGGTCGTCCCTAA
- a CDS encoding nucleoside-diphosphate sugar epimerase/dehydratase, giving the protein MFTKISSSLFEINRWQKRLIMLTCDFILLAFAVWAAFAIRLGSWSPPLNDGIWLLILAPTLTIPIFVKVGLYRAVVRYIGGQAMIAVLKGVTLSTVLLTSIAYAADLQGVPRSVFIIYWFVAFLLIGSSRYWIRLQFQHLHNKQYERTPVLIYGAGHSGTQLANALSASAEFQPMGFVDDDLHLQKLSIQALKVYSPKQLPELVVKFGIKKILLAIPSASIARRREIIQSLESLPVQVLTLPSMADLVDGKISITALREISIDDLLGREAVNPDAALLRANITYKVVMVTGAGGSIGSEICRQIVMLEPQALLLFEQSEFALYNIHQELSASFDKVLPLLGSVTDSIRLIEIMQHFNVQTIYHAAAYKHVPMVEHNVLEGIRNNILGTWRTALAAQQAKVETFVLISTDKAVRPTNTMGATKRCAELLLQALHRTYSDAPTRFTMVRFGNVLGSSGSVVPLFQEQIRKGGPITLTHQDIIRYFMTIPEAAQLVIQAGAMGQGGDVFVLDMGEPVRIYDLAKRMIKLSGLQLKDHPHVEGDIEIQITGLRPGEKLYEELLIGDNVLPTQHTRILRAQETELPLVTLMAYIQQFEALIAQQNAEQARQLLQSIVQEFKPQCEVVDLLYAKLPKVA; this is encoded by the coding sequence ATGTTTACTAAAATTTCTAGTTCTTTATTTGAGATTAATCGTTGGCAAAAACGCCTTATTATGCTGACGTGTGATTTTATATTATTAGCCTTTGCCGTGTGGGCAGCTTTTGCTATTCGTTTAGGCAGTTGGTCGCCTCCTCTGAACGATGGTATATGGCTTCTGATCTTAGCACCAACCCTGACGATTCCTATTTTTGTGAAAGTTGGTCTATATCGAGCCGTGGTGCGCTATATCGGCGGTCAAGCCATGATAGCGGTTTTAAAAGGCGTAACCTTATCTACTGTCCTGTTAACTTCGATTGCTTATGCTGCTGATTTACAAGGTGTTCCTAGGTCGGTCTTTATTATTTATTGGTTTGTCGCTTTTTTATTAATAGGCAGTAGCCGTTACTGGATACGCTTACAGTTTCAACACTTACATAATAAACAATATGAGCGCACACCAGTATTAATTTATGGCGCAGGTCATTCCGGTACACAGTTGGCTAATGCCTTATCAGCCAGTGCTGAATTTCAGCCAATGGGTTTTGTTGATGATGACTTGCATTTACAAAAGCTCAGTATACAAGCTTTGAAGGTTTATTCGCCAAAGCAATTGCCTGAGCTGGTTGTTAAGTTTGGTATAAAAAAGATCTTATTAGCAATACCCTCTGCCAGTATTGCTCGCCGTCGGGAGATTATCCAATCCTTAGAAAGTCTGCCAGTACAAGTTCTGACCCTACCTAGTATGGCCGATTTAGTAGATGGTAAAATCTCTATAACGGCTTTGCGTGAAATTTCGATTGATGATTTACTGGGGCGTGAAGCGGTCAATCCAGATGCAGCTTTATTGCGTGCCAACATTACGTATAAAGTAGTCATGGTAACAGGCGCAGGCGGCTCTATTGGTTCAGAAATATGCCGACAGATTGTAATGCTTGAGCCTCAGGCATTGCTGTTGTTCGAGCAAAGCGAATTTGCCTTATATAATATTCATCAAGAACTATCTGCCTCCTTTGACAAGGTTTTGCCTTTATTAGGCTCTGTGACAGATAGCATTCGCTTAATAGAGATTATGCAACATTTTAATGTGCAAACCATTTACCATGCTGCAGCCTACAAGCATGTGCCGATGGTTGAGCATAATGTGTTAGAAGGCATTCGCAATAATATTTTGGGTACTTGGCGTACTGCACTGGCTGCACAGCAAGCTAAGGTTGAGACATTTGTTTTAATTTCAACTGACAAAGCAGTGCGTCCTACCAATACGATGGGCGCTACTAAACGTTGTGCAGAATTATTATTACAAGCTTTGCATAGAACTTACAGTGATGCGCCAACTCGGTTTACGATGGTGCGTTTTGGCAATGTATTAGGCTCTAGTGGTTCGGTAGTGCCCTTGTTTCAAGAACAAATTCGTAAGGGTGGTCCTATTACTCTAACCCATCAAGATATTATTCGTTATTTTATGACGATTCCAGAGGCAGCACAGTTAGTTATTCAAGCGGGTGCTATGGGGCAGGGAGGGGATGTATTCGTACTAGACATGGGTGAACCGGTACGTATTTATGATCTAGCAAAACGTATGATTAAGTTAAGTGGTTTACAGCTAAAAGATCATCCCCATGTTGAAGGGGATATTGAAATTCAGATTACGGGCTTACGTCCGGGCGAAAAATTATATGAAGAATTATTAATTGGTGATAATGTCTTGCCTACTCAACACACTCGTATCTTACGTGCGCAAGAGACAGAACTGCCACTGGTTACATTAATGGCATATATTCAGCAATTTGAAGCCTTAATTGCACAACAAAATGCCGAACAAGCACGCCAATTGCTACAAAGTATAGTTCAGGAATTTAAACCACAATGTGAAGTGGTAGACTTACTATATGCTAAACTACCGAAGGTAGCTTAA
- a CDS encoding glycosyltransferase family 4 protein: protein MRKILYIVGAALPSKNANSIHAYNMSKALAEYFPVVRVITQTTSNQQELELYYGSKNNATFIPSKYGILSRFFNMTLESKEADIIYTRWLWAALLLPFSKKIFYFELHSEPTSIMQKFLLLTIKKTKAKNVFISEELLNHMHEKYNIKLENSIVAHDGADAVIFQEDNEYPPVNSVGYIGSFKEGKGIDRIMKISEQLPDVTFHVFGGTKKDIVSYVNKRKNVIFHGFIAPCEIKNAMKKFHIAILPNEEKVLIKGHDIGRWTSPLKLFEYMSYGKPIVATDLRVFREILLDQETALLCDKHDINNWVVNIKIIINDPSVSKRLSMNAKRLFEEKFTWNKRVECIFNKNTNI from the coding sequence ATGCGTAAAATACTATATATAGTAGGGGCTGCATTACCATCTAAAAATGCAAATTCTATACATGCATATAACATGTCAAAAGCACTAGCCGAATATTTTCCAGTAGTAAGAGTAATCACTCAAACAACATCAAATCAACAAGAATTGGAACTATATTATGGAAGTAAAAATAATGCTACTTTCATTCCTTCAAAGTATGGGATATTATCTAGATTTTTTAATATGACTTTGGAATCAAAAGAAGCTGATATTATTTATACCAGATGGCTTTGGGCTGCATTATTATTGCCATTTTCAAAGAAAATTTTTTATTTTGAACTTCATTCAGAGCCGACATCAATAATGCAAAAATTTTTATTATTAACAATCAAGAAAACAAAAGCAAAAAATGTATTTATATCTGAAGAATTACTAAACCACATGCATGAAAAATATAATATTAAATTAGAAAACTCTATTGTTGCTCATGATGGAGCAGATGCAGTCATATTTCAAGAAGATAATGAATATCCACCCGTGAATTCTGTCGGTTATATAGGAAGCTTTAAAGAAGGAAAAGGCATTGATAGAATCATGAAAATCTCAGAGCAACTACCGGATGTGACTTTTCACGTTTTCGGAGGAACAAAAAAAGATATTGTATCCTATGTAAATAAAAGAAAAAATGTAATCTTTCATGGATTCATTGCTCCATGTGAAATAAAAAATGCGATGAAAAAGTTTCATATAGCTATACTTCCTAACGAAGAAAAAGTATTAATCAAAGGTCATGATATAGGTCGTTGGACATCACCGTTAAAACTTTTTGAATATATGTCTTATGGAAAACCAATCGTGGCTACCGACCTAAGAGTGTTTAGAGAAATACTTTTAGATCAAGAAACTGCTCTACTTTGTGATAAACACGATATAAATAACTGGGTCGTTAATATAAAAATAATCATTAATGATCCGAGCGTTAGCAAGCGACTATCTATGAATGCCAAGAGACTCTTTGAAGAAAAATTCACTTGGAATAAAAGAGTAGAATGTATTTTCAACAAAAATACCAATATATGA
- a CDS encoding glycosyltransferase family 4 protein, whose translation MNLLLVGALPESLINFRGSLIQSLRKANYQVTGMASETQPKVTEQLATWGANFRAYPVQRNSLNPLADFKTWQSLRQTFRELQPDVILAYTIKPVIWGGLASRTLPNTRFYALITGLGFAFQGETFKRKLLVKLVTFLYRTALKRAERVIFQNPDNLNEFVQRGIVPAAKCTVVNGSGVDISRYTHTPLPNNLPVFLTIGRLLGEKGFREYAQAAQIVKARYPEATFQLLGPEDPSPDGIPISEVQHWHQQGWLEYLGSTHDVRPYLQNCHIYVLPSYHEGMPRTVLEAMATGRPILTTDVPGCRETVIPGENGYLVPKADAQALAERIIWFIENRDQWERMGKRSRELAEEKYDVHKVNTQLMEIMGL comes from the coding sequence ATGAATCTTTTATTAGTAGGTGCTCTTCCCGAATCCCTCATCAACTTCCGTGGTTCACTCATCCAGTCCCTACGCAAAGCCAATTACCAAGTGACTGGCATGGCTTCAGAAACACAACCCAAAGTCACTGAACAACTAGCCACATGGGGCGCAAATTTCCGCGCTTATCCCGTACAACGCAATAGCCTAAACCCGCTAGCAGACTTCAAAACATGGCAATCCCTACGCCAAACATTCCGAGAACTGCAACCCGATGTCATTCTCGCCTACACTATCAAACCTGTCATTTGGGGCGGGCTGGCAAGCCGAACTCTCCCTAACACACGCTTTTACGCCCTCATCACTGGGCTTGGCTTTGCCTTCCAAGGGGAAACGTTCAAACGCAAACTGCTAGTGAAGCTAGTCACATTCCTCTACCGCACCGCCTTAAAACGTGCCGAACGGGTGATCTTTCAAAACCCCGATAACCTCAACGAATTTGTTCAACGTGGCATTGTGCCAGCCGCCAAATGCACCGTAGTCAACGGTTCAGGCGTAGACATTAGCCGCTACACACACACACCCTTGCCCAATAACTTGCCTGTTTTCCTCACCATCGGACGTTTATTAGGTGAAAAAGGCTTCCGCGAATACGCCCAAGCTGCCCAAATCGTCAAAGCCCGCTATCCAGAAGCCACCTTCCAACTACTAGGGCCAGAAGACCCCTCACCCGATGGTATCCCCATCAGCGAAGTACAACACTGGCACCAACAAGGCTGGCTCGAATACCTAGGCTCAACCCATGACGTGCGCCCCTATTTACAAAATTGCCATATCTACGTCCTACCTTCCTACCACGAAGGAATGCCACGCACCGTACTAGAAGCCATGGCAACGGGTCGCCCTATCCTCACCACCGATGTTCCCGGCTGCCGCGAAACCGTCATCCCCGGTGAGAACGGCTACCTCGTCCCCAAAGCCGATGCCCAAGCCCTCGCCGAACGCATAATCTGGTTCATCGAAAACCGCGACCAATGGGAACGCATGGGTAAACGCAGCCGCGAACTCGCCGAAGAAAAATACGACGTACACAAAGTCAACACCCAATTAATGGAAATCATGGGACTATGA
- a CDS encoding DegT/DnrJ/EryC1/StrS aminotransferase family protein: MLNTQLPPWPSFTQQEADAISRTLLSNKVNYWTGNECREFEKEFAAWCGTEYAIALANGTVALDVALKALEVGQGDEVIVTSRTFLASVSCIVTAGATPVFADIDRDSQNITAATIAPMITPRTRAIICVHLAGWPCEMDAIMQLAAQHNLYVIEDCAQAHGAIYKGQMVGSIGHIGAWSFCQDKIITTGGEGGMVTTNDRALWSKMWNYKDHGKSWEAVYQRQHPPGFRWLHDSFGTNWRMLEVQAVIGRIQLTRLSDWTTQRQHNATQIWNTARELPGLRAPTIPAHIGHAAYKCYIFVEPNQLKPDWNRDRIMAEINQRGIPCFSGSCSEVYLEKAFDNTGWQPTQRLPIAQELGETSLMFLVHPTLTDVHIHQTCITLTEVMRMAT, encoded by the coding sequence ATGCTAAATACCCAACTCCCCCCTTGGCCTTCCTTCACCCAACAAGAAGCCGATGCTATTTCGCGCACCTTGCTCTCTAACAAAGTCAACTACTGGACTGGCAACGAATGCCGCGAATTTGAAAAAGAATTCGCCGCGTGGTGTGGTACAGAATACGCCATTGCCCTAGCTAATGGCACCGTCGCCCTCGATGTTGCCCTAAAAGCCTTGGAAGTCGGGCAAGGCGATGAAGTCATCGTCACCTCCCGCACCTTCCTCGCCTCGGTCTCCTGCATCGTCACCGCGGGGGCTACCCCCGTGTTTGCCGACATTGACCGCGACAGCCAAAATATCACCGCTGCCACCATCGCCCCCATGATCACTCCGCGCACCCGCGCTATTATCTGCGTCCACCTCGCAGGCTGGCCGTGCGAAATGGATGCCATTATGCAACTCGCCGCCCAACACAACCTTTACGTCATCGAAGACTGCGCCCAAGCCCACGGCGCAATCTACAAAGGGCAAATGGTTGGCAGCATTGGTCACATCGGTGCATGGTCTTTCTGCCAAGACAAAATTATAACTACTGGTGGCGAAGGCGGCATGGTCACGACCAACGACCGCGCACTTTGGTCAAAAATGTGGAACTACAAAGACCATGGCAAGAGCTGGGAAGCCGTTTATCAACGCCAACATCCACCCGGCTTTCGCTGGTTGCATGACAGCTTTGGTACTAATTGGCGCATGTTAGAAGTGCAAGCTGTTATCGGACGCATACAACTCACTCGTCTAAGCGACTGGACCACACAACGCCAACATAACGCTACACAAATATGGAATACTGCCCGTGAACTACCGGGCTTGCGTGCTCCCACTATTCCCGCCCACATTGGTCACGCAGCCTACAAATGCTATATTTTTGTCGAACCTAATCAGCTAAAACCTGATTGGAATCGCGACCGCATTATGGCAGAAATCAACCAACGCGGCATCCCCTGCTTTTCGGGATCTTGCTCAGAGGTTTATCTAGAAAAAGCCTTCGACAATACCGGCTGGCAACCTACTCAACGCCTGCCTATCGCCCAAGAGCTAGGAGAAACCAGCTTAATGTTTTTGGTACATCCCACGCTCACTGACGTACACATCCATCAAACCTGCATCACTCTGACGGAAGTAATGCGAATGGCAACTTAA